CCCGGATCGATGACGATGGGAATGGCCCCGGTCTTGAACAGGGCAAACACCAGTGTGAAGAAATCGATCCCGGGCCGGACCATGAGCAAGGTTTTCACGCCTTTGGAAAGACCGATGGAATCGAGCCCGTGCGCCAGGCAGTCCGATTCCATGTCGAGTTGACGGAACGTCAGATGGGTAAAGGTGAGTCTGCCCTGATCGTCCCGTCCCGAAGGACATACGACGGCCCGCTTGTAGGGCCTCTCCTTGGCCATGTTCACGAGGAGCGATGCGACATTGAACAATTTGTCGGAAGAAGGATTCATGGGATTATCCTGGTTGGGCTATGGGCGATAGGCGATAGTTTGGTGGTTTTCGACCTATTTTCATCTGGGTTCAGTTTTAAGGGTTAAGGGTTAAGGGTTAAGAGGTGGATGGAAACGTTTTGCTTTTGCAGGGGCAGCCCTATGTGGCCGCCCTTCCGGAAGCAAGGATCGTATTTTCATCCTCCGGGGGCGACACCCCTCGTCATGACCATTGATGATGATCGATTCGATATATCAGGTCGCCGTTCTTTTCAAGAATTTCCGAATCGTCTTTCCCGCTTGTTGCGGTTCGTCCTCCAGCAGATAATGCCCCGCATCCGGATAGACGGCGGTTTCGGAATGGGGGAGCCGCCGTTTCCATTCGAGCAGATAATCCCGGTCGAACACGGCGTCCCGCAGTCCCCAGGCCAACAGAACCGGAATGCGTGCCAATTCGCCGATCCGTCCATCCAGCCAGGCAAGCATCGGCCAGGATGGATCTTCGGGACATACCGGGATGTCCATGACGAAACGATAGACCGCTTCCCGGTTCCGCAGTTTGCGATAGGGAGCCGTATAGCCATTCATGGCCTGGATGGAAAGGGGTTGGACAGCACCGAGGAAGAGAGCCGATATCACGAATGCATTCAATTTCAGCACCAGGAGTCTGGCCAGCTTCGGGTGGCTGCGCACGATGCTCAGCCGAAACGGGAGCCCCTTGTTTTTGGGCGGAAAGAACGCCGCCGTATTCATCAGCACCATCCCGCGAACCCAATCGGGATGACGAAGTGCAAGCGCCACACCGATCGCTCCCCCCCAGTCGTGGGCAATCACCGTCATCGGCCTTTTCAGACCAACGGATTCGACAAATCGCTCCATGTCCTCGATGCGGCGCTCCAGGGTAAACGGGTAGGTCCCAGTCGCCGGGCGCTCCGAGAGCCCGCATCCGATATGATCCGGAACCACCGTTCGAAACGACGGGGACAGCTCCCGGACGAGGCTTCGATAAAAGAAGGACCAGGTCGGATTGCCGTGCAGCATCAGAACGGCTGGTCCATCGCCTTCATCGACATAATGGCACCGAAGCCCGCTCACGTCGACTTCGTGCGGCGCAAACGGAAATGCTTCCGCAAACGGATATCTGCAAATCGAAAGATTTCCCATCGTTTATTCCCTGTTGCAATCACCACCGGATCGCGAGCATCAGACAATTGAGGCCGCTGCCGATTCCGAGAAACCCCACCCGGTCGCCCGCTTCCAGAAATCCCCGCTCGTCCGCAATGGCCGCTGTCATCGGCAGGGAGACGGTTCCGATGTTCCCGAGATGGGCAAACGTCGAAAACTCCCTCTCCTGCGAAATTCCCAGGGCATCGAGAATGGCCCGCTGATGGGCCGCACCCACCTGGTGGCAGACGACCTTGTCGGGACCACCAGGCCCCCAGCCCGAAGTTTCCAGAAATTCCCGATAGGTTTCGACGCCGAGCTTTACCCCGTTTTGCAGCACGCCGATCGAATCGGTTTCCATGAAATGGTCCTGATTCGCCGGGAAACCCGTATCCGGCCCCCAGCAGCAGAGACGGTGCCACTGGACGGCATTGCGGATCACCCCGCCAATGAGACGGTGCCCCTGTCGAAGCCGGTCTGCACGGGCCAGCGCAACGGCCACGGCCCCCGATCCGCCCGTCAGGGTGGCTACGGTTTTCCGGAACAGGGCCATGTCGGGGGCAGCATTCAGGCCATCGATCACCCGATCGATGATGTCTTTCGATGTTTCGCAGGAAACGACCAGCCCGGCTTCGATCTGGTCAAGCTCGATGGCGTTTGCCACATGCACCATGCCGTTGAGCACCCCGAGGCAGGCATTCGAGATGTCATGAACATGGGTTTGGGGCGTCAGCCCCAAATCATGGGCGACTGCGCAGGCTGTGGCTGGCTCCAGCTGGTCGCGGCATACCCCGGCATAGACGAGCATGCCGATGGTCTTCCGGTCGATTCCCGCATTTTCCAGGGCTTTTTCCGCGGCTCGGGCCGCTCCTTCATGCATCGTCATGCCCGGCCCCCAGAAGCGTCTTTCCTCGATACCGGTCAGCAGGGCAAGCTGCCCCTGCTGCAGATGCATGGCGGCATAGGCCCGGGAAAGCCGGTTTTCGATGTCCTCCGATGTCAGCACATGCGGGGCAAGCTCATAGCCGAGTCCAGCAAGTACAACATTTCGATATCTCATCTGTTTTCTTCAACGACCCCCACACCGAAATCCGTCATTTCATAAATCCGCACACCGTCCACTTCCAGAAAGCCGTCGGCGATCACCATCGGGATCGGTTCCGTTTCCATCGATTTGATGTGCGCCTCGATCCGCACCTGGCCATTGCCAGGCAGAATCTGCCCCCGATAGGTCCAGCCGTGCTCTTTTCCCGTCAAGAGGGTCCACCGGGCGCCCGTCTTCGGCTCACGCGGCACCGGGACCAGGCCCTTCAGCATCATCCCGCACCGGAGCACCTGCAGAAAGGCCTCGAGGCCGAGAGAACCCGGCCAAACCGGATCCCCGTGAAAATGGGCCTGGAAAAACCAGGCATCCGGCCGTACGGCACACATGCCCGTCCATACCCCCTGGCCATAAGCCCCCGGATCTTCACTTTCGCAGCAAACGGCATCGATCATGCGGAACATCGGCTGGGGCAGCCCCGGTCCGGCAGGAAGACGGACCGGATCGATATCCGCGATTTTCACAAAGGGCAGGTTCTGCTTACCGGAAACCGGCTGCGGAGACATTCCGCGTATCGCAGGATTGCGGATGCCCGCCTGAGCCCGAAGCGCGGCTTCCGTGAAAAACCCGAATTCGGTCTCTCCTTCCAGCACCGTTTGGTTGTCCCGAAGGACCCGCGTTTCAAAACGCTCGATGATCATATCCCCGGCAACCGACACCCGGATCAGGCCCGCCTGCATGGCGAGTTTTCCGGGATGGGGCAACACATCCCGCATCAGCCGGAAACGCCCGCCCAGGTTGCGGAAATGGAGCCCAACCTTGCTGGAAAGCGCCGATCCGCAATGGGCCGCCAAAAACCCGCAGGTCTGGAGCGCCGACTCCTGCAGCACGGCATACGGCATGATACCACATCCCCCGGCTTCGAAGTACCAGGCGCCGGGATCGATGTCGTGTTCGGCCGTGACAACGCCGCCGGTTCGAGGCCCGAGACCCGGCGATTCACCGGTTTGAACCCGATCCAGAAACAGAAACGGCGGCGCGGGAAGTCTTGCCACGAACCGGCCGTCATCCAAGGCCGCAAATCCATCCCCAAAAAGGGCCGAGATCGGTTTGCCCGTCGCAAAGGCCTCGATATCCGGTTTCAGGTACCGGGATTTGCCTTGCCCGGTTTCGATGGTCCCGCCGCCGTTCCGGACAACCGCTGCCGTTCGGCCGCCGGACATTCTGGATGCGGCATCGATTCGGCCCTGAACGGTTTCGATCGCTTCCCGGCTTGCCCCAGCAAGCCGCATCGAAACCCCCGTGAACCGCACGATGTGCCTGCCATCCGCAAACATGTCCGCCTCGGCCAACACATAGGGCTCCGGAGAAAACCCGATTTCGGATATCTGCACTTCATAGCGCACCTTCCGGGTCTTCGGCGTGACCGGGCCCCGGCACTTGAGAACGCTTTTGGCACCCGGAAACGGCTCATAGCGGGCATCCGGACGGTCGCAGATCCAACCCGCCCGCATCAGCAACACCCGCAGACTGTGGCTGCAGCATTCGTACATCAGGGTTCCCGGCATGACCGGATCGTCCATGAAATGGCAGGTCAGAAACCAGTCTTCTGGATGAATATCCGCTTCTGCAACGATCCGGCCCAGCCCGAACCTTCCCCCTGCCGGATCGAGGCGGAGCACCCGATCGATCAGCCGCATCCGGCCCGATGGCAGGCGCAGTTGCGGGGAGATGCGGATGCCGTCAAACGCCCTCCCGAAGCATCCCGCCAGATCCCCGACCCGCAGGGCATCGATCTGCCGTTCCGTATAGCGTTCAGGCCCATCCGATACAGGCGGCGGCCAGTTTTGCGGTTTTTTCCCTACGACCGCGGCCTGTTCGGCATCGGAGAGCAGAATGCCTCCGGAATGTTCGATTTCCGCAGCGGTGAAAAATCCCGCGCAGCCGTTTCGCATCCGGATGAAGGGCTTTCCATCGATGGTACCATCGAATCCGAAAAAAAACATCCAGGTTTTCGCCTGCCGGATGAATTTTTCGATGCGGATATCGTAGCGAATGGTCTCCCCCGGCCTGGGCAAGTCCCGAAAAAACGTCACTTCGGCATCGAGCAACCGGTACATGCGCTCCCCCCGCACCTGAAAATCGATGCCGAGATAGGAACACAGGAAAAGATCCGCCTGACCGGCTTCCACCGAAATGCATACCGGCGCCCTGTCGCCGTCCAGATACCAGGCCCCCGGAAGCACATCGTGTTCCGTCACCACCCGGCCCTTGCCAAGCGAGCGGGGCTCTCCTTCGACGGCAAGGATCCGATCCACGAGCATGAGCGGCTCATCCGGGAGCCGGACCCGCACCGGGTAGGTGTCGATGACGGCAAATTCCGGCCCCAGCACATCGGCTACCGATCCGACGGCAAACGCCATGCATTGCGATCGGTCAAAGGCCGGAGTGCCGGCTTTGGGCATCGGTTGAACGGTCATACGATGCGCTTCTTCTACCCTCACCCCGCCCCTCTCCCGCCGGGAGAGGGGGTTAACTGAAACCGTAGTGAATGACCGTTCAACGGTTCGATCAGCGACGGTTGCCGAGCCTTGGGGCTTTCCCCGCTCCTGCAGGAGATTGGCAGAATGGCGATTTCGGCCATCCGATGGACCGATCTTCCATACCCCCGGCACCCGTTCCCGGAAAATGGCCTGTTTCTGCCGGGTTTCCGCCGCTTCGGCCTGTAAAGTATGAATCCGGTTTCCGCAGAACGCCGCCGGATCGATATCGATGCCGCAGGCCGCCAGATTTCCGCAGAGCTTGAGCACCCCAAGCAGCTCATCCTCCCCTTTCCAGTTGGCAAATCCGCACCAGTGTTCCCGATCTTTCAGGATGGCATCGATCATGCGGGAGCAGGATGCATGGGGACCGACCTCGACAAAGAGGCGCACCCCCTCGTCCCAGGCATTCCGGATCAGCGCCGGAAAATCGAAGCCGGAAAGCGCCTGGGCCGTGATGGCATCGGCTGCTGAATCCGGAGTCGGCTGATAGACCTTCCCCGAGGCGGCGCTGAAATACCGAATGCCGGGCGCGGGGGTTGTCGGCAGTCGATGCATGTCCCGGTAGGCGTCCCGGACGGGAAGCACGGCATCGCAGTGGACGCTCGATACCCCCTCGATCTCGAAGGCATCACAGCCGATCCGGGCCACCAGGGCATCCACATCGGTGCGGTTTCCGCCGATCACGCATTCTTCGGGGGTATTGACGATGAGCAGCCGGACCCGCATGTCTGGCGAGAGGTGTTGCCGAACGAT
The sequence above is drawn from the Desulfatirhabdium butyrativorans DSM 18734 genome and encodes:
- a CDS encoding alpha/beta fold hydrolase, with product MGNLSICRYPFAEAFPFAPHEVDVSGLRCHYVDEGDGPAVLMLHGNPTWSFFYRSLVRELSPSFRTVVPDHIGCGLSERPATGTYPFTLERRIEDMERFVESVGLKRPMTVIAHDWGGAIGVALALRHPDWVRGMVLMNTAAFFPPKNKGLPFRLSIVRSHPKLARLLVLKLNAFVISALFLGAVQPLSIQAMNGYTAPYRKLRNREAVYRFVMDIPVCPEDPSWPMLAWLDGRIGELARIPVLLAWGLRDAVFDRDYLLEWKRRLPHSETAVYPDAGHYLLEDEPQQAGKTIRKFLKRTAT
- a CDS encoding 3-oxoacyl-ACP synthase III, with the protein product MRYRNVVLAGLGYELAPHVLTSEDIENRLSRAYAAMHLQQGQLALLTGIEERRFWGPGMTMHEGAARAAEKALENAGIDRKTIGMLVYAGVCRDQLEPATACAVAHDLGLTPQTHVHDISNACLGVLNGMVHVANAIELDQIEAGLVVSCETSKDIIDRVIDGLNAAPDMALFRKTVATLTGGSGAVAVALARADRLRQGHRLIGGVIRNAVQWHRLCCWGPDTGFPANQDHFMETDSIGVLQNGVKLGVETYREFLETSGWGPGGPDKVVCHQVGAAHQRAILDALGISQEREFSTFAHLGNIGTVSLPMTAAIADERGFLEAGDRVGFLGIGSGLNCLMLAIRW